A stretch of Gadus macrocephalus chromosome 17, ASM3116895v1 DNA encodes these proteins:
- the znf638 gene encoding uncharacterized protein znf638 isoform X12, with product MSHDLYNPYSPERQDSPHQPYQPPSAHVGPGNVGAPSHMVSPGSTHASYGVYAGTSMNPSHMYPSMHPGSMGYIPGQSKPTTELESSIDVHIKRARQEAGLQSILKKPVPDQNTHTTAWPQGSLDLAPTGYRSSPPISDGQFSRYSETMPSGAPNWHWPSGQQTSNYHSNSFSPTATNVHPSHYSPSSERYPVSRYSSGDEHVGSNRPSTASADSAPSPRSSLAYEHPSTSREADNNQTRFTCNSAMDILQRFDLQEEDLEELCAYPEDQLSTTNLPYLLRDIRQKKAKNSSAASQSSTGHQAHGSQCAPETRAASGAEVKREAQAPPTFPQPSKVIEYGHTRPYTSGFREEEKDGGHHRGSYMSQMRDIQPKDAAPAIPSVPVFSNGSQRFSISSPVYSPLPSVKASLSQRPAAQSIQTAVASPQKEPIALQPAAPVAKPTATNIIPKRNSSAHRVASSGCQKAALGAGITSHSPAPGVGTTIQKPAPGIGTFSHKPAPGPGNTSQRPAPATNPGPLPIPRSIPTNQGPPPASDESIQRPPPVKPADKRVPTAAMINDYMGVKPELFPHNCSLCNKPCFVMKDWLEHRNHIVHLAGCRLLRRQYSEWEPDTVSLDSAPEESQQPPTTTAVPASSLSSRPSLQATSHGGPAPSNSAPPLPRSTLEALASWTPPRKGSRSKSSGGKGSRSPQTKRSRSPRTKRSRSPRTKRSTSPARLRSPDWKRTSGKASSPRSSRPIHSRRSRSRSSSSSSPSSDRYRGKRPASPARRSRRSSGSPRRGRGSRSPRHARGTRPNRRSRSGSRSPHPSSQRRRSRSHDGRSSGRRQEETSVEQLAKKLLESSGVQSFTGSSSLELVVQSLAPVLLAELAKLKAASSSSAASSKEKKPSSSSSSRDEQKLSSASSRDEKKPSSSSSSRDVQKQSSSSSREEKKPSSSSSSKDEQKRSSSSSRDEKKPSSSASSRDEQKPSSRDENKPSSSSSSRDEQKQASTSSTKGGNEPPLSSSSVKGIKKVLVKKSVPTKSAKPPGSGLLGFVPAHPPLLLSGLPSTVTQQQVFSAVEKFGKSRLISVAQQRQEATVYFLQEAAAHALLGFTELKIGGNPITVTQKAVQCNKTTALGIKTTTPGTKGTTPGNKKATPGNATTTPGNATTTPGNKTTTPGNKKATPGNTTTIPGNKTTTPGNKTTMHANKTPTPSKSTITPDNKVTTPGNNTATTGKKTAPSGTEPIMPGNEDAIPDNTTATPVKKTTMPSNSTTVPGSTTTPGNKMSTPGNKTATPGNKSATPGIQKATPGIQKATPGNTKATPGNTTTIPGKATPGNKKATPGNTTTIPGNKTTMHANKTPTPSKSTITIDNKVTTPGNNTATTGKKTAPSGTGPIMPGNEAAIPDNTTDTPVKKTTMPSNSTTVPGSTTTPGNKMAPPVNVTITPGGDTTTTGNTTTMSENKTPTSSNITPTPDNKAIELSNNTDMQGDTRTMPVQPVAPPSLVANVFPTVLFLKSIQCLDVRCWKWKDFLPYATSGATIMVTDLPEMEWNASNWSSITKVLEKFGNVQCDKCFILPENCTAFVSMTAKKVAALMESLVMGASLNSKTVRCHLLKENALESPIDFYKHLLRWSEKLYDESTLEYRLVYISNIPVGNYWMLAFNEGLRQTGGVRLYLPLIGKIFVEFVTVEDADRFGVWLSKFQPAKLKRWRICFSRPGLDQDVYELFKAGREDAFLIPLFTQTIFYPTLSPQFYTPAHRTVNGPEDLEWAGKHLTGQSVVMVTGLALGTYRHMDLVDEVVPYFVEKDISRVYDSVVILPLQRRAFIHFDDALKCKEFVSDFLHKPFTIGGSDLTLHFLLDHLEPCTSELQLYNRLLGWTNVACNKAGHLDQLILKEMDYCNREELRFIFKDILKRTSPNSWVSCLVLANRVVFQIVNGRPDITFRKNLLNRLNAKKRRTPVQYGTNREVVDKVWKSLSDFTSSIQKIDVRTVINSPQHAKSGQSPPDPSAPDPSAPDPSAPHPSAPDPSGPGPSGPGPSGPGPSGPGPSAPGPSGPGPSAPGPSGPGPSGPGPSGPGPSAPGPSAPGPSAPDPSAPGPSGPGPSGPGPSGPGPSGPGPSAPGPSAPGPSAPGPSGPALLTPVAPAELGASAHDQDWPPGSGPQPPALSQEMYLFFATAIHQHRQARVEQEVRRGGQEGSQREQVSMDLDKTTSSSTIAHSSSLSGATVSSLHLPKSSSSSSDLPMSSSSPSPTSSSLPPPAGVVPSSSEQNTQQKCEESPVQVPEAVDTTHTPSPTSQEGSRITTTEEAESLPACPPITRKEVLSVAAMVCEDDMARPGHMMAAETSLKSAASLTGKDVLHTDPCLEEEGKRKAQQELTLTGKDVVVSPSGDTKENRVEVDETQEQLGDEKTSDQMLHSRPECDEETPHKTPVQPETPGLPDPESQTSEPQEEEMLAKVADEAEPFQEVPEHEETILEEGKVTIVEEQMPSVNEETPSVVSEAADALLNGASTEEGDTNRLMDCVEGSPPKEEEQKTKETQEEQKTKETPEEEQKTKETPEEEQKTKETQEVEQKTKETPEEEQKTKETQEEQKTNEQSNKEEQRGKEVQTNKEKNSKELKEEEQRNKEPTEVEQGRKDPKEQEQGNNDPTEEEIKKKEPTEKGQNSREQSIKEEQNTKVEKNIKEPPEEEQGNKEQSNEAPTEAADNKGPAVEAGAPEMEQRRSKRGHPSPATTPLSTRRSTRHSTPSMKRESPGEELPVEKAVSVEVEAASSPRGGESPSSGAPLPQGHPHPKEEEVEYQVTDSVEGGVIEGVQLPTRRKRGRPTKLTAKNVRVKKEQPTAPVAEESGKKPEEPLENQAGPTRTETKPQEAPEEKTRGKVDGAEESQMANIVTPSNAKPRVSDEGVSLEEVATYQVLDSVEDEELEVKEGPPVTRGTRGRGRKAKTPTRKECKRSLEETVFEVLDSIGGDVLEDAPAPEQPGRPRRGLANNDPTPEKDGKVVPDDTPEGTHGKQEQVKKEQEVARQVMEEPQGDEQPAAGKRRSGRGRKEEVAVSGTSKMAAKEGHQRVMEEEVYQVVDSTEDDPHEEEHVDPPGPRRRSQRRDPAPAVTRAPRRPAYSTQGEEPLYQVVDSVGGEEEPAPVEEQPPGLEPRRGERGRKVAGSDSATEDKAAKKMKTTEQTVTPKVNEGVGAKKAMDRRKESQEQEENALVSLDEVSEEEEDYPDDSVEEEELRKRQTVEERRREEEERKLGEGMEGLVTLDEVGEEEVDEEEVGHGGEAESGRRGEGITEEELQALVTLDEIVEEEQEGEEPTHSEPLPDDQSEARLNTETVCDEEQASSSIVGECKQSEEQAEECVSFVTLDEVGYEEEEETQPRSKRGRQATERKCTRREQQQQQQQQPATAKPSGEESPPIPAHATSLLAGEPRAVLSVKGAEPMAESPARDGEETGSEETRLLRKASSKARRLEEEAEPKRVRSHSPSVAHDYTLPAFTPNNPLGSEHVVPGFYCNLCSVFYKNETSARTLHCSRLGHYNNLKKYYQGLQEEQSRSQSGGSTAGNSPK from the exons ATGTCCCACGATCTGTATAACCCCTATTCCCCTGAGAGACAGGATTCCCCACATCAGCCCTACCAACCTCCAAGTGCCCACGTAGGCCCTGGAAATGTTGGAGCGCCTTCTCACATGGTCTCACCTGGTTCTACCCATGCATCTTATGGTGTCTACGCCGGGACCTCTATGAATCCCAGCCACATGTACCCATCGATGCACCCTGGATCTATGGGCTATATCCCTGGTCAGAGTAAGCCAACCACTGAATTGGAGAGTTCCATTGATGTCCACATCAAAAGAGCCCGACAGGAAGCGGGCCTCCAATCGATATTAAAGAAGCCGGTGCCAGACCAGAATACTCATACAACTGCTTGGCCTCAGGGATCTCTGGACTTGGCGCCCACTGGCTATAGATCATCACCGCCCATCTCCGATGGACAGTTTTCTAGATATTCAGAAACGATGCCAAGTGGTGCCCCAAATTGGCATTGGCCTTCGGGCCAACAAACAAGCAATTATCACTCCAATTCATTCTCTCCCACTGCAACAAACGTTCACCCATCACATTACTCCCCATCTTCTGAGCGATATCCAGTCTCCCGTTATTCAAGTGGTGATGAACATGTTGGCAGCAACAGGCCTTCTACGGCATCAGCAGATTCTGCACCGTCTCCTCGATCGTCACTGGCCTATGAGCATCCTTCCACCTCAAGAGAGGCTGATAACAACCAGACCAGATTCACCTGTAATTCAGCCATGGACATCCTCCAACGCTTCGACCTTCAGGAAGAAGACTTGGAGGAACTCTGTGCCTACCCAGAAGACCAGCTCTCTACCACCAACCTACCCTACCTGCTGCGAGACATCCGCCAAAAGAAGGCAAAAAACTCATCGGCTGCCTCTCAGTCAAGCACGGGCCACCAGGCTCATGGCAGCCAGTGTGCCCCAGAAACCAGGGCGGCGTCCGGGGCCGAAGTAAAGCGTGAGGCGCAAGCTCCTCCTACCTTTCCGCAGCCGAGTAAAGTGATTGAATACGGACACACTCGTCCGTATACCTCAGGCTTCCGTGAAGAAGAAAAGGATGGAGGACACCACAGAGGCAGTTATATGAGCCAAATGCGGGACATTCAACCAAAGGATGCAGCACCAGCCATACCCAGTGTTCCAGTGTTCTCCAATGGTTCACAGAGATTCAGCATCTCTTCTCCTGTTTACAGTCCATTACCAAGTGTGAAGGCTTCACTGAGCCAAAGGCCAGCCGCCCAGTCCATCCAGACTGCCGTCGCTTCCCCACAGAAGGAACCTATTGCGTTGCAGCCAGCAGCACCTGTTGCTAAACCTACTGCCACCAATATCATACCTAAGAGGAATTCCAGTGCTCATCGTGTGGCGTCTTCAGGATGTCAAAAAGCAGCTCTGGGAGCCGGAATTACCAGTCACAGTCCCGCTCCAGGCGTTGGAACTACCATTCAAAAACCAGCACCAGGCATAGGAACTTTCAGTCACAAACCTGCTCCAGGACCTGGGAATACAAGTCAGAGACCAGCTCCAGCCACCAATCCAGGGCCACTTCCCATCCCCAGGTCCATCCCTACGAACCAGGGGCCACCTCCAGCATCTGATGAATCCATCCAGAGACCTCCGCCAGTCAAGCCAGCTGACAAGAGAGTGCCGACGGCGGCCATGATCAACGACTACATGGGTGTCAAACCTGAACTTTTCCCCCACAACTGTAGTCTCTGTAACAAACCTTGTTTTGTCATGAAG gACTGGCTAGAACACAGGAATCACATAGTCCACCTTGCCGGTTGCAGACTTCTACGCAGACA GTATTCTGAATGGGAGCCGGATACAGTTTCACTTGA CTCAGCCCCTGAAGAATCCCAGCAGCCCCCCACGACAACCGCAGTCCCCGCCTCCTCCCTGAGTTCCAGGCCCAGTCTACAGGCAACCAGCCATGGAGGTCCTGCCCCGTCAAACTCTGCCCCTCCCTTGCCGAGGAGCACTTTGGAAGCACTCGCGTCTTGGACTCCACCGAGGAAGGGATCAAGGTCAAAGTCTTCAGGAGGGAAAGGATCGAGGTCTCCACAGACAAAGAGGTCAAGGTCTCCACGGACGAAGAGGTCAAGGTCTCCACGGACGAAGAG GTCAACGTCGCCAGCGAGATTGCGGTCCCCAGATTGGAAGCGAACCAGCGGTAAAGCTAGCTCACCCCGTAGCTCCAGACCTATCCACAG CCGTAGAAGCCGCTCCCGTTCCTCGtcaagctcctcccccagctccgaCCGTTACCGTGGCAAAAGGCCGGCCTCACCAGCCAGGAGATCTAGGCGAAGCTCTGGGTCCCCACGAAGGGGTCGGGGGTCACGATCGCCCCGACATGCACGTGGTACCAGACCCAACCGCAG GTCACGCTCTGGGTCTCGATCCCCGCACCCCTCCTCTCAGCGAAGACGGTCGCGCAGTCACGATGGGAGGTCTTCGGGTCGCAGACAAGAGGAGACCAGCGTAGAACAGCTGGCCAAGAAACTACTGGAATCCTCTG GTGTCCAGAGCTTCACTGGCTCCTCCAGTCTAGAGCTTGTGGTCCAGTCTCTGGCCCCAGTGCTGCTGGCAGAGCTGGCCAAGCTGAAGGCCGCTTCATCATCATCCGCTGCTTCATCTAAAGAAAAGAagccatcctcctcctcgtcatctAGAGATGAACAGAAGCTGTCATCCGCCTCATCTAGAGACGAGAAGaagccatcctcctcctcctcatctagaGATGTACAGAAGCAGTCATCCTCCTCATCTAGAGAGGAGAAGaagccatcctcctcctcctcatctaaAGATGAACAGAAGCGGTCATCCTCCTCATCTAGAGACGAGAAGAAGCcatcctcctctgcctcatCTAGAGATGAACAGAAGCCATCATCTAGAGACGAGAATAagccatcctcctcttcctcatctagaGATGAACAGAAGCAGGCATCCACTTCTTCGACCAAAGGAGGGAATGAACCACCTTTGTCCTCTTCCTCTGTTAAGGGAATCAAGAAGGTGCTGGTTAAGAAGAGTGTCCCAACTAAATCTGCAAAACCTCCAGGG TCGGGTCTCCTGGGATTTGTACCAGCCCACCCTCCCCTGCTCCTGTCTGGGCTTCCCTCCACGGTCACCCAGCAGCAGGTGTTCTCCGCTGTGGAGAAGTTCGGAAAAAGCAGACTCATTTCTGTGGCGCAACAGCGACAAGAG GCCACGGTGTACTTTCTACAAGAAGCTGCCGCTCATGCCTTGCTCGGCTTTACGGAGCTGAAGATTGGTGGAAATCCAATCACTGTGACACAGAAAGCCGTGCAATGCAACAAGACGACTGCGCTCGGTATCAAAACGACCACACCCGGTACCAAGGGGACCACGCCTGGCAACAAGAAGGCCACACCTGGCAACGCGACTACCACGCCTGGCAACGCGACTACCACGCCTGGCAACAAGACAACCACGCCTGGCAACAAGAAGGCCACACCTGGCAACACGACTACCATCCCTGGCAACAAGACAACCACGCCTGGCAACAAGACAACCATGCACGCCAACAAGACGCCTACTCCCAGCAAGTCAACAATCACGCCTGACAACAAGGTGACCACACCCGGCAACAACACAGCCACGACTGGTAAAAAGACTGCCCCGTCTGGCACAGAACCAATTATGCCTGGCAATGAGGACGCAATCCCTGACAACACAACAGCCACGCCTGTCAAGAAGACTACCATGCCTAGCAACTCAACGACTGTGCCTGGCAGCACAACAACGCCCGGCAACAAGATGAGCACGCCTGGCAACAAGACTGCCACGCCTGGGAACAAGTCTGCCACGCCTGGCATCCAGAAGGCCACACCTGGCATCCAGAAGGCCACACCTGGCAACACGAAGGCCACACCTGGTAACACGACTACCATCCCTGGAAAGGCCACCCCTGGCAACAAGAAGGCCACCCCTGGCAACACGACTACCATCCCTGGCAACAAGACAACCATGCACGCCAACAAGACGCCAACTCCCAGCAAGTCAACAATCACGATTGACAACAAGGTGACCACACCCGGCAACAACACAGCCACGACTGGTAAAAAAACTGCCCCGTCTGGCACAGGACCAATTATGCCTGGCAACGAGGCCGCAATCCCtgacaacacaacagacacgCCTGTCAAGAAGACTACCATGCCAAGCAACTCAACGACTGTGCCTGGCAGCACAACAACGCCCGGCAACAAGATGGCCCCGCCCGTTAATGTAACGATCACACCTGGCGGCGACACGACCACAACCGGCAACACGACAACCATGTCTGAAAACAAGACGCCCACTTCCAGCAACATAACACCCACGCCTGACAACAAGGCAATCGAGCTCAGCAACAACACTGACATGCAAGGCGACACAAGGACAATGCCTGTACAACCGGTGGCCCCTCCATCTCTGGTTGCCAACGTTTTCCCCACAGTCCTCTTCCTCAAATCAATTC AATGTCTGGATGTTCGGTGTTGGAAATGGAAGGAT TTCCTACCCTACGCCACCAGTGGTGCCACCATAATGGTGACTGATCTGCCAGAGATGGAATGGAATGCTTCCAACTGGTCTTCGATCACAAAAGTTTTGGAGAAGTTTGGCAACGTCCAATGTGACAAATGCTTCATCCTTCCTGAAAACTGCACG GCGTTTGTATCCATGACGGCCAAAAAGGTGGCAGCGCTGATGGAGTCGCTGGTGATGGGAGCCTCCTTGAACTCCAAAACTGTCCGCTGTCACCTTCTGAAGGAGAACGCCCTCGAATCTCCg ATCGACTTCTATAAACATCTTCTGCGCTGGAGTGAAAAg CTTTATGATGAGTCTACATTGGAGTACAGACTGGTGTACATCAGCAACATTCCTGTTGGCAACTACTGGATGTTGGCCTTCAATGAAGGCCTCAGACAGACCGGAGGAGTCAGGCTCTACCTGCCGCTGATTGGCAAG ATATTTGTAGAATTCGTCACGGTGGAGGATGCAGACCGATTCGGTGTCTGGCTGTCCAAATTTCAGCCGGCAAAGTTGAAGAGATGGAGAATCTGTTTCTCGCGTCCTG gcCTTGACCAAGACGTATATGAACTCTTCAAGGCAGGGCGTGAAGATGCGTTCTTGATTCCGCTGTTCACCCAGACCATATTCTATCCCACCCTGTCCCCCCAGTTCTACACCCCTG CACACCGGACGGTGAACGGACCAGAAGACCTTGAG TGGGCGGGGAAACATTTGACTGGGCAGAGCGTAGTCATGGTGACAGGGCTGGCGTTAGGCACGTACCGCCACATGGACCTCGTGGATGAGGTGGTGCCTTACTTCGTGGAGAAGGACATCAGCCGTGTGTACGACTCTGTAGTGATACTACCTCTGCAGAGAAgg GCCTTCATCCACTTTGACGACGCTTTGAAGTGTAAGGAGTTTGTCTCAGATTTCCTCCACAAGCCGTTCACTATAGGAGGATCTGACCTcaccctccacttcctcctggaCCATCTTGAGCCCTGCACCTCAGAG CTGCAATTGTACAACAGACTGCTGGGATGGACCAATGTT GCGTGTAACAAGGCTGGTCACCTGGACCAGCTGATACTGAAGGAGATGGATTACTGCAACAGAGAAGAGCTGAGGTTCATCTTTAAAGACATCTTGAAAAGAACAAGCCCCAACAGCTGGGTCAGCTGCCTAGTCCTCGCCAACCGG GTGGTTTTCCAGATCGTTAATGGAAGACCGGATATTACCTTTAGGAAAAATTTGTTGAATAGGCTCAATGCTAAAAAGAGGAGGACTCCAGTTCAATATGG GACCAATCGGGAGGTTGTAGACAAAGTGTGGAAATC GCTAAGCGATTTCACGTCAAGCATTCAGAAAATAGATGTCAGGACGGTGATCAACAGTCCCCAGCATGCAAAGTCTGGCCAATCGCCACCGGACCCCTCAGCGCCTGACCCCTCAGCGCCTGACCCCTCAGCGCCTCACCCCTCAGCGCCTGACCCCTCAGGTCCTGGCCCCTCAGGTCCTGGCCCCTCAGGTCCTGGCCCCTCAGGTCCTGGCCCCTCAGCGCCTGGCCCCTCAGGTCCTGGCCCCTCAGCGCCTGGCCCCTCAGGTCCTGGCCCCTCAGGTCCTGGCCCCTCAGGTCCTGGCCCCTCAGCGCCTGGCCCCTCAGCGCCTGGCCCCTCAGCGCCTGACCCCTCAGCGCCTGGCCCCTCAGGTCCTGGCCCCTCAGGTCCTGGCCCCTCAGGTCCTGGCCCCTCAGGTCCTGGCCCCTCAGCGCCTGGCCCCTCAGCGCCCGGCCCCTCAGCGCCTGGCCCCTCAGGTCCTGCTCTCCTAACCCCCGTGGCCCCTGCAGAACTCGGCGCCTCAGCCCACGACCAGGACTGGCCCCCGGGCTCCGGCCCCCAGCCTCCAGCCCTGAGTCAGGAGATGTACCTCTTCTTTGCTACGGCCATCCACCAGCATCGCCAGGCCAGAGTCGAACAGGAAGTGAGACGAGGTGGACAGGAAGGAAGCCAGAGAGAG CAGGTCTCAATGGACCTCGACAAGACCACCTCCTCTTCAACGATTGCCCACTCCTCATCCTTGTCTGGAGCCACAGTGTCCTCCTTACATCTCCCCaagtcctcctcatcctcttcagaTCTCCCCatgtcctcctcttctccttctcctacttcttcttctctcccgcCTCCGGCCGGAGTAGTCCCTTCCTCTTCTGAACAGAACACACAACAGAAGTGTGAAGAATCTCCTGTCCAGGTGCCTGAGGCTGTTGACACGACACACACTCCATCGCCTACCAGCCAGGAAGGGTCACGCATCACTACCACGGAGGAGGCGGAGTCTCTTCCTGCCTGTCCACCAATCACAAGGAAGGAGGTACTAAGTGTAGCAGCCATGGTATGTGAAGATGACATGGCGAGGCCTGGCCACATGATGGCAGCAGAGACCTCTCTTAAAAGTGCAGCATCACTGACGGGAAAGGATGTCTTACACACTGATCCATgtctggaggaagaggggaagagaaaGGCCCAGCAAGAGTTAACCCTCACAGGAAAGGATGTGGTCGTCTCTCCCAGCGGAGACACGAAGGAGAACAGAGTAGAGGTCGATGAAACACAAGAGCAGCTGGGTGATGAAAAGACAAGCGACCAGATGCTCCATTCGAGGCCAGAGTGTGACGAGGAGACGCCTCACAAAACCCCGGTCCAGCCTGAGACACCAGGGCTCCCTGACCCTGAGAGCCAGACCTCTGAACCCCAAGAGGAGGAAATGTTGGCCAAAGTCGCTGATGAAGCTGAGCCATTCCAGGAGGTCCCAGAGCACGAAGAGACCATTTTGGAAGAGGGGAAGGTGACAATTGTAGAAGAACAAATGCCTTCTGTGAATGAAGAAACCCCATCGGTAGTTTCGGAGGCAGCTGATGCTTTACTCAACGGTGCATCGACTGAGGAAGGAGACACCAACAGGCTCATGGACTGTGTTGAAGGATCTCCTCccaaagaggaggagcagaagaccAAGGAAACCCAAGAGGAGCAGAAGACCAAGGAAAccccagaggaggagcagaagaccAAGGAAAccccagaggaggagcagaagaccAAGGAAACCCAAGAGGTGGAGCAGAAGACCAAGGAAAccccagaggaggagcagaagaccAAGGAAACCCAAGAAGAGCAGAAGACCAATGAGCAGAGCAacaaggaggagcagagaggcaaGGAGGTGCAGACCAACAAGGAGAAGAACAGCAAGGAGCtcaaagaggaggagcagagaaatAAGGAACCCACAGAGGTCGAGCAGGGTAGAAAGGATCCAAAAGAGCAGGAACAGGGTAATAATGATCCAACAGAGGAGGAGATTAAGAAAAAGGAGCCAACCGAGAAGGGGCAGAACTCCAGGGAGCAGAGCATCAAGGAGGAGCAGAACACCAAAGTGGAGAAGAACATCAAGGAAcccccagaggaggagcagggtaaCAAGGAGCAGAGCAACGAGGCCCCCACTGAAGCGGCGGACAACAAGGGGCCCGCTGTAGAGGCGGGGGCTCCTGAGATGGAACAGCGACGATCTAAGAGAGGTCACCCCAGTCCAGCGACCACGCCGCTGTCCACCAGACGCTCCACCAGGcactccaccccctccatgAAGAGGGAAAGCCCTGGGGAGGAGCTACCAGTGGAGAAGGCCGTCTCTGTAGAAGTGGAAgccgcctcctccccccggGGAGGTGAGAGCCCTTCCTCcggggcccccctcccccaaggtCACCCCCATCCAAAGGAAGAAGAGGTAGAATACCAGGTGACGGACTCTGTGGAAGGTGGGGTGATCGAGGGAGTCCAGCTCCCcaccaggaggaagaggggaaggcCAACCAAACTGACGGCCAAGAACGTCCGGGTGAAGAAGGAGCAGCCCACTGCCCCGGTAGCAGAGGAGTCCGGCAAGAAGCCAGAGGAACCGTTGGAAAACCAGGCCGGTCCAACCAGGACAGAGACCAAACCCCAGGAGGCCCCAGAAGAGAAGACGAGGGGCAAAGTGGATGGTGCAGAAGAAAGCCAAATGGCCAACATAGTGACCCCAAGCAACGCCAAACCAAGGGTCTCCGACGAAGGGGTCAGTTTGGAGGAGGTGGCTACATACCAGGTACTGGACTctgtggaggacgaggagctggaggtgaaggaggggccACCCGTGACGAGGGGCACTAGGGGCAGAGGAAGGAAGGCCAAAACCCCTACGAGGAAGGAGTGCAAGCGGAGTCTAGAGGAAACCGTGTTTGAGGTGTTGGATTCCATCGGGGGCGACGTGTTGGAAGACGCGCCAGCGCCAGAACAACCAGGACGACCCCGACGGGGGCTAGCGAACAATGACCCAACGCCTGAAAAAGATGGAAAGGTAGTACCTGACGACACTCCTGAAGGAACGCACGGCAAGCAGGAGCAAGTCAAGAAGGAACAGGAGGTGGCCCGTCAAGTCATGGAGGAGCCACAAGGTGACGAGCAGCCTGCTGCCGGAAAGAGAAGGAGTGGAcgagggaggaaagaggaggtggCGGTCTCTGGGACCTCCAAAATGGCCGCCAAAGAAGGTCATcagagggtgatggaggaggaggtgtaccAGGTGGTGGACTCCACCGAAGACGACCCCCATGAGGAGGAGCACGTCGACCCCCCCGGTCCAAGGAGAAGGAGCCAACGGAGGGACCCAGCACCGGCCGTGACCAGAGCCCCCAGAAGGCCTGCTTACTCCacccagggggaggagcctctgTACCAGGTGGTGGACTCAGTGGGGGGCGAGGAGGAACCGGCTCCAGTGGAGGAACAGCCGCCAGGGTTAGAGCctaggaggggggagagaggtcgTAAGGTCGCGGGGAGCGACTCCGCAACAGAAGACAAAGCGGCAAAGAAGATGAAAACCACAGAGCAAACCGTAACGCCCAAAGTAAACGAGGGTGTGGGAGCAAAGAAGGCGATGGACAGAAGGAAGGAGagccaggagcaggaggagaacgcTCTGGTGAGTCTGGATGAGgtcagtgaggaagaggaggactacCCCGACGATTCAgttgaggaggaagagctgAGGAAGAGGCAGACAGTCgaggagaggcggagagaggaggaggagaggaagctgGGAGAAGGAATGGAGGGGCTGGTGACCCTAGATGaggttggggaggaggaggtggatgaggaagaggttggtcatggaggagaggcagagagtggaagaagaggggaggggatcaCAGAAGAAGAACTGCAGGCGTTGGTCACTCTGGACGAGATTgttgaggaggaacaggaaggggaggagccaaCACATTCAGAGCCCCTTCCagacgaccaatcagaggccagGTTGAATACTGAG ACGGTCTGTGATGAAGAGCAAGCGTCTTCCTCCATCGTTGGTGAATGTAAACAAAGCGAGGAGCAAGCAG AGGAGTGTGTGAGCTTCGTGACCTTGGACGAGGTGGgatacgaggaggaggaggagacacagccACGCAGCAAAAGAGGTAGACAGGCTACAG AGAGGAAATGCACCAGGAgagaacagcagcaacaacaacaacaacaaccagcaACGGCTAAACCCTCGGGGGAGGAATCCCCGCCCATCCCGGCCCATGCTACCTCCCTATTGGCCGGCGAGCCCAGGGCTGTTTTGAGCGTCAAAGGAGCAGAGCCAATGGCAGAAAGCCCCGCCCGGGATGGTGAAGAGACGGGGTCTGAGGAGACAAGGCTTCTGAGGAAAG cgtCCAGTAAAGCGCGGAGGttggaggaagaggcggagcctaAGAGAGTccgctctcactctccctccgtTGCCCATGACTACACCCTGCCCGCGTTCACCCCCAACAACCCCCTtg GGTCGGAGCATGTGGTTCCTGGGTTCTACTGTaatctgtgttctgtgttctacAAAAACGAGACCAGCGCCAGGACACTCCACTGCAGCCGCTTGGGTCACTACAACAACCTGAAG AAGTATTATCAGGGTCTCCAAGAGGAACAATCCAGGAGCCAATCAGGAGGCTCTACTGCTGGCAACTCCCCGAAATGA